The sequence below is a genomic window from Flavobacterium sediminilitoris.
TCTCTTTCTTTTCCATATTTGTAACGAAGTATGATGGAAGAATCAGGTTTTTTATCAGAATAAATATAACCTCCAAAGATTACTTGTTCTTTTGCAAAAGCTTGCTCTAAATAGAGTGATATGAAATTACTTTTATTTGGTATTACGTCAGCATCAAGGAACAATAGTAAATCATATTTTGCTTTTTTTGCCAAAATATTTCTATTTGTTGTTCTGCCTAAGTTTTTTTTGTTAATATCAAAAGAACAATTATCTAAATTATTTATTTTAGAATTTTCTATTGAAAATAAATGACTTCCATCGTCTTGAACTAAAATCTCATAATTTATAAATAATAAATCAGCTTGTTTTTTTAATTCCTCAACTAAAGGAAAAGTATTGTAATTGTATGTAGGGATTAATATCGATAGCATTAAACCGTTCTTTGTACTACTTCAAAAACTTTTCCACCGTCAAATTTTAGTGTTTTTGCAGGAAATTTTAATAACAAAGCATAATCATGTGTTGCCATAATTATAGTTTTTCCAGTACTATTTATTTTTCGAAGCACTTCCATAACTTCTACACTTGTTTGAGGGTCTAAATTTCCAGTAGGCTCATCGGCTAAAATTAATTCAGGATCATTTAGTAAAGCCCTTGCAATAGCAATTCGTTGTTGTTCTCCACCCGAAAGTTGATGAGGCATTTTTGATTGATAATTTTTCATACCTACCTTGTCTAAAACTTCATCAATTTTAACGTTCATCTCTTCAGTTGCAGTCCAACCTGTAGCTTTTAAAACAAATAAAAGATTTTGCTTAACATTTCTATCAGGTAGTAATTTAAAGTCTTGAAAAACAACTCCTAGTTTTCTTCTCAAATAAGGAATATCTTTTTCTTTTAAATTTCTTAAATCATATCCTACAATGTTTCCTTCTCCTTCTGTCAAAAATAAATCAGCATATAATGTCTTTAAAAAACTACTTTTTCCTGCTCCAGTTTTTCCTATTAGATATATAAAATCTCCATTTGTAACCTCTAAGTTAACATCTGTTAGTATAGGATTTTTCTCTTGAAATACTGTAATTTCTTTTAATGAAAGAATTGTTTGAGACATAGTTTACTAAAGTTTAATTGTGTAAAAGTAATAACTTAGGGCACGCTTTCAAAATTAAAAACTAATTTCAATCGAAAATATTATTATCGTTTATAAAAATGTTTAAAAAAAGTACAATAATATGTTAACTAGCTTCGTTTATAGTTGTAATAAACTTTATATTTGAGGTCAATAAAATACAAGCAAAAATGATAAAAATACTGAAACTTTCCTTATTCTTTTTATTTGTTAGTCCATTAATGGTTTCAGCTCAACAATCTTCAATTTATACACACGATTTGAAAGAGTATGATAGAGCTGTCGCATTGTATAAGGATAAACAATATCAATCCGCTCAAATTTTATTTGAAAGAGTTAAAAAAGAAGTCTCAAATCAGGAAGTACAAGCTGATTGTGCCTATTATATTGCGAATTGTGCTATTCGATTAAATCAAATGGGAGCAGATGACTTAATTGAAAAATTTGTAGAAGATTACCCTACAAGTACAAAACAAAACCAAGCCTATATTGAAGTAGCTCACTATTACTTTGAGCAAGGTAGCTATGCTAAATCATTAGAATGGTTTGATAAAGTAAATGAAAGTTCAATGTCTTACGAAGATCAAGAAAAATATAATTTTCAAAAAGGATATTCTTATTTTACAGCAAAAAACACCACTGAAGCATCAAAATATTTCAATAAAGTATTAAACTCTAAAACATTTGGTAGTCAAGCTAAATACTATTTAGGTTATATGTCTTATGAAACAGATGATTATAATACTGCGAATCAATATTTTGATCAAGTACAAGATAAAGATAAGTATAAAGAGAAAATGGGCTATTTTCAAGCCGATATGAATTTCAAATTAGGGAATTTTCAAAAAGCAATAGATTTAGGTCAAGAGCAAATTCCTAAGTCAAATGCAATTGAAAAAAGCGAATTATCTAAGATTATAGGTGAAAGTTATTTTAATTTAAAGCAATATGATAAAGCATTACCTTATTTGTTAGAATATAAAGGGAAAAAAGGAAAATGGAATAATACAGATTATTATCAATTGGGATATGCTTATTATCAGCAAAAAGATTATGAAAATGCAATTGCTCAGTTTAATAAGATTATTAATGGAAATGATTTTGTAGCCCAAAATGCTTATTATCATTTAGCTGAAAGTTATTTAGAAACAGGTAAAAAACAACAAGCTTTAAATGCATTCAAAACGGCATCAGAAATGGAGTTTGAGCCTAAAATTCAAGAAGATGCTTGTTTAAATTATGCTAAATTGAGTTATGAAATAGGAAATCCATATCAATCTGTTCCTGAAATTTTAAATGCTTATTTAGATAAATACCCTAACAATTCTAATAAAGAGGAGATTAATACATTATTAATTAGTTCTTACATTACATCAAAAAATTATGCAGAAGCACTAGTCTTATTAGAAAAAAATAAATCACCAGAAAATAAGTTAGCATATCAAAAAGTAACTTTTTATAGAGGATTAGAATTGTACACAGACAGTAATTATCAAGAAGCATATTCATTATTTAAAAAATCCATTTCGGAAAATAAAGATTCAAAATTTACAGCGCGTGCTACTTTTTGGAAAGCTGAAACAGAATATAATTTAGATCAATATAAAGAAGCAATGCTAAGTTTTAAACAGTTCATGAACTATAATGAAGCAGCATCTACACCAGAATATAAAAATGTGAATTATAACTTAGCTTATTCATACTTCAAGTTAAAAGAATATGACAATGCTATAAAGCACTTTACAGATTTTACCGCTGAGGTAATGAACGATAATGTGAGAAAAACAGATGCTTATCTTCGTTTAGGAGACTGTAATTTTATTTCAGCTAAATATTGGCCTGCAATGGAAGCTTATAATAAAACGATTGAATTAAAAAGTGTTAATTCAGATTATGCGGCCTTTCAAAAGGGAATTAGTTACGGATTTGTAGATAGAAACGATAGAAAAATAGAAGATTTAGAAAAATTTGTAAAAACGTATCCAAACTCGCAATATGCGGATGATGCATTTTACGAATTGGGAAATACTTATGTAAATGAAAATAATGAATCTAAAGCAGTTGCCACTTACGATAAATTAATTACTAATTATAAAACAAGTTCTTATGTAGCAAAAGCAATTTTAAAACAAGGGTTAATTTATTACAATAATAATAAAAGTGATCAAGCATTAACGAAGTTTAAAAAAGTAGCTGCCGAATATCCAGGAAGTCCAGAATCATTAGAAGCAGTTTCTACGGCTAGATTAATTTATGTAGATAGTGGAAAAGTAGATGAATATTCAAATTGGGTTAAAACATTAAGCTTTGTTGAAGTTTCAAATGCCGATTTAGATAATACAACTTACGAATCTGCTGAAAAACAATATTTAATGAACAATGCAAAACAAGCTATTTCTGGATTTAGTAGTTATGTTGCTAAATTTCCTAATGGAATTCATGCATTAAAAGCAAACTTCTATTTAGCTCAATTATACTTTGCAGATAAGTTAGAATCTAATTCAATTAAACATTATGAATATGTTGTAAATCAGTCAAGAAACGAGTTTACAGAGCAAGCTTTAGCACGTTTATGTCAAGTACATTTAAAAACAAACGATTATGATAAAGCAATTCCTGTTTTAAAGCGTTTAGAAAATGAAGCCGATTTTCCTCAAAATAAAACGTATGCACAATCTAATTTGATGAAATCGTATTATGAAAAAGAAGATTATACAAGTGCTGTTGTTTATGCAGATAAAGTGTTAGCAAATGACAAAATTGATGATAGAATTAAAAGTGATGCTCAAATTATTGTAGCACGTTCAGCAATTAAAACAAATGACGAAGTTAAGGCAAAACAAGCTTATGCTGATTTATTAAAAATTGCAAAAGGAGAATTAGCAGCAGAAGCGCTATATTATGATGCATATTTCAAAAATAAAGAAGAAAAATTTGAAGCTTCAAATAAAGTAGTTCAGAAAATCGCAAAAGATTATTCAGGATATAAATATTACGGAGCAAAAGGATTAGTGATAATGGCTAAGAATTTTTATGGATTAAAAGACAGTTTTCAAGCAACTTATATTTTGGAAAGTGTAATTAAGAATTTCTCAGATTATCCAGATGTTGTAGAGGAAGCTAAAACAGAATTAAATAAAATTAAAACTGAAGTGTCTAAAACAAATTCATCAGTAACTAATTAGTATAAAATATAAAAAAGAATAAAAAGAAAAATTTAGAATATATTCTATTTTCTTTTATCTAAAAATAATAAATATGAACAAAGTCAAAATATATTTATCACTAGCAATCTTTACTTTAGTAACACAAATATCTTTCTCACAGGTAAAAGACGAAAATATAGGTTCTGAAGTAGTAAATATTGTTAAACCATATACTCCAACAATATCTGATGCTTTTAAAGTAAAAGAAACACCAGTAATGGAAGACGATGAAAGTATGAACAAAGAAACAATTCAATATAATATTTTCTCATTTCCAGTAGCTTCAACTTTCACACCGGCAAAAGGAAAAGCAGCATCTGTAGATAAAGTAGAAAGAGAGAAAATATTTCGTAATTATGCAACACTAGGATTTGGGAACTATTCAGCAGTAAATGCAGAATTATTTGTGACAGAAAATTTTGGGAGAAATAGTTATGTAGGAGGAATGTTACGTCATTTATCTTCTCAAGGAGGAATAAAAGACTTAGTATTAGACGATAAATATTATAATACAAGCTTAGATGTTACCTATGGAACACGTGAACGAGACTTGAGTTGGAATGTAGATTTAGGTGTTAAAAACCAAATTTATAATTGGTATGGTTTACCAACAAAGAATATCGTTTTTGATGAAGCAACAATAAAAGAAATAGATCCAAAACAATCTTACAACACTATTGCTTTAGGTGGAAAATTAAATTTAGAAAACAGCTTTTTTAATGAAGCGAGTTTACTCTTTAAACGATTTTCTGACGGATTTGGTTCAGGAGAAAACCGTTTTTATGTGAAGCCAAATTTTGATTTTGATGTCGTAAATCAAAAAATAAAAGCAAATTTTATATTAGATTATGTAGGTGGTAAATTTGAAAAAGATTATACTGCTTCAAATGAAATTAAATATAGCAATGTTATCTTCGGAACTAAGCCAAGCATCTTATATCAACAAGACGATTTATCAGTACAGCTTGGAGCAGGAATATTTTATACAACAGGAAAAATAAATGGTGAAAGTGATAGTAAATTGTTTGTTTATCCAAATGTAAAAGCATCTTATAAAATTGTTGGTGATGTATTAATAGGATATGCTGGAGCCGAAGGTGGTTTAAATCAAAATTCGTATGCTGATTTTGTAGATCAAAGTCCTTTTGTTTCTCCAACACTTTTTGTTGCACCAACAGATAATAAATATGATATTTATGTAGGATTAAAAGGGAAATTAGCTAATGCTGTAGCTTTTAATATAAGAGGATCATTTAATAATGAAGATAATAAACCTCTATTTATGAGTAATGAATACGTTTTTCAGAATGCAAATACAGAAGGCTATACATATGGAAACTCTTTCAAAGTAGTGTATGATAATGTTAAAATAGCAAGTTTTTTTGGAGAAATTAAAGCCGATTTTTCTAAAAATGTATCATTAGGAATTAATGGAACTTATAATAATTATACAACAGACGAAGAATCAGAAGCATGGAATTTACCACAGTTGAAAGTAGGAACAACATTAGATTTTGATATTAATGAAAAATGGTATGCCGGTGTAAATGTATTTTTTGTGGGAGAACGAAAAGATAGAGTTTCAGTTCAGAGCTTAGCGGCAGTTTTTCCTCCAGAATTTCAACCACAAGATGTAACTTTAGATAGTTATTTTGATTTAAATGCTCATGTCGGATATAAATATAATGACAGATTAACTGCGTTTTTAAGAGGAAATAATTTAGCAAATCAACAATATAATCGTTGGACAAACTTTCCAGTACAAGGTGTTCAAGTGCTTTTAGGAGCTAATTATAAATTTGATTTTTAGAATTGAAAAGTAAACAAGTTATAGTTGTTAGTCGTAAAAAAGAGAATAAGAACGATTTTTTGTCAGAATTTGAGAGTGTTTTTAAAAGCTAATTTATAAATATGAACCTTAAACAAAAAATGTACAATCATTATTGTAATTTATTAGAAGAAAAAATAAAAACACTTCGTAATAGAATTGCTGATTTGGCAGAAGACGCTCAAAATGATGCAAAAGGTTCAGCAGGCGATAAGCATGAAACAGCTCTGTCTATGATGCATTTAGAGCAAGAAAAATTAAATCACAACCTGAAAGAAGTTTTAGATCAAAAAAGTATATTAGAAAATATTGATATTACCCTTGTAAATAAATACATTGGCTTAGGAAGCTTAATTTACACAGATAAATTTATTTTCTTTATAAGTTTAGCTTTACCAAAGATTGAAGTTGATGGAAAAGAAATAATAGCATTGTCTTTACATTCACCATTAGGAAAAGAAATGAAAGGGAAAAAAAAGGAAGAAACCTTCACTTTTAATAAAACAAACCATAAAATTGTAAAAATAGAATAATTAAAAACCACTTTACAAGTGGTTTTTTTATGATTTGTAACCAATACCATGTGTTTTTATCATTTCAGTTTAAATTTTAATTATAATTTAGATATTTTGGTTATAATTTGTAATTAAAATTAAGTTTATGATTTATATTTAGTACTTAAATGCTCAAATTTGCTTTGTTAATGAAACAGAAATAAAGTATTAAAAATAAATTATAAAGTTATGTGTGGAATTTTAGCCATTATAGGAAAAGGAAAAGAAGAAGCTTTAGTGCAACAATTATCAAAGCGAATGAGTCATCGTGGACCAGATGAAAGTGATATTCATGTTACGGAAAACGGACATATACTTTCACATGAAAGATTATCAATTGTAGACTTGCATACAGGGAAACAACCTATTCAAGGTACATCATCTGCTTGGATGGTGCATAATGGTGAAATTTATAATCATAGTGCTTTAAGAGAAACGGTCTTGAAACATCACACTTTTAGAACAACTTCAGATTCAGAAGTAATTGTTCATTTATATGAAGAATTTGGATATGACTTTTGCGACTATTTAGATGGAATGTTTGCTTTTGTAGTGGTAGATGGAGATGATTTTATAGTAGGAAGAGATCCATTAGGAATTAAACCATTATATTATGGTATTGATGAAAGGGGAAGATACTATTTTGCAAGTGAAATGAAATCAATAGCTGATCAATGTAAAACATTTTCCACTTTTCCACCAGGACACTATTATACAAATAAAACAGGTTTTGTAAAATATTATAAACCTGAATGGGAAGACGATTTAAAAGCAGTAGAAGAATTAGACTATACAGCAATCAAGGAAACACTAACAGAAGCAGTTCGTAAAAGATTAATGGCAGATGTTCCATTTGGAGTTTTACTTTCAGGAGGATTAGATTCATCATTGACATCTTCAATTGCAAAACGATTGTTGGGAGATTCGCAAACGCTTCATTCATTCTCAATTGGTTTAGATGAAAATGCTCCAGATTTAGTTGCAGCAAGAAAAGTTGCTGAATTTTTAGGAACAGAACATCATGAAGTATATTTTTCAATTGAAGAAGGAATTAAAAATATTGAGAACCTTATTTGGCACTTAGAAACTTATGATGTTACTTCTATTAGGGCAAGTACGCCAATGTATTTTATGTCTAAAAAGATTACCGATTTAGGAATTAAAATGGTATTGTCTGGTGAAGGAGCAGATGAAATATTTGGAGGGTATTTGTATTTTAGAAATGCTCCATCTTCAGAAGATTTTCAAAAGGAAACAATTGAAAGAGTTCAAAAATTATTTACAGCCGATTTATTAAGAGCCGATAAATCGACAATGGCTCATGGATTAGAAGCACGTGTGCCATTTTTAGATAAAGAGTTTTTAGAATTGGCAATAAAAATTAAACCAGAAGAAAAACAACCGAAAAGATATAAAGGAATTGAAAAATATATATTAAGAAAAGCATTTGATACAAAAGAACAACCTTATTTACCAGATGAAGTTTTATGGAGACAAAAAGAACAATTCTCTGATGGAGTTGGGTATAATTGGATAGATCAATTAATAGAATATTGTACAACACAAGTATCTGATGTAGAATTTGCAAAAGCTAAAGATTTATTTCCATATAATACGCCTACAAGTAAAGAAGCTTTTTATTATAGAACCATTTTTCATAAACATTTTCCACAGGAAAGTGCTGCGCAAACAGTAAGAAAATGGATTCCAAAATGGCAAGAAAATCAAGACCCAAGTGGTAGAGCAAATGCAGCACATGTACAAGCAGATATTGAAATTGCAAAAGAAAAAGAAATAGTTTAAAATTTTGAATATGATTTGTTTTTGAAACGTCAGCTATATTGGTTGACGTTTTTTTATTTTTAATCGCTTAAAACCCTCTTAAAATGAAAATTTTCAACATTTGTTAATAACTTATGCCTAAAAACAAAACTAAAGGAAGATAAATTTTTATATAATGGTTATATTTGTCTGTTTAATAATAACCAGTCTTTTTTAAGAATTAAAATATGAGTGAAGAAGTAAAGAAAAACAATTATTCAGCCGACAGTATTCAGGCTTTAGAAGGAATGGAGCATGTTAGAATGCGACCTTCTATGTATATTGGAGATACTGGAGTTAGAGGTTTACATCATTTAGTATATGAAGTTGTTGATAATTCAATTGATGAAGCTTTAGCTGGACATTGTGATACTATATCTGTATTTATAAATGAAGATAATTCTATTTCGGTTGAAGATAATGGTCGTGGTATTCCTGTAGATATTCATAAGAAAGAAGGAATCTCTGCTTTGGAAGTTGTAATGACTAAAATTGGAGCAGGAGGTAAGTTTGATAAAGATTCATATAAAGTTTCTGGAGGACTTCATGGTGTAGGTGTATCATGTGTAAATGCATTGTCTGATAATCTAAGAGCAACTGTATATAGAGACGGGAAAATTTGGGAACAAGAATATGAAAAAGGAAAATCTTTATATCCTGTTAAACAAATTGGAACAACAGAGAAAAGAGGTACAATGGTTACATTTAAACCAGATGCTACAATTTTTACTCAAACATTAGAATACTCTTATGATACTTTAGCAGCTCGTATGCGAGAGTTATCGTTTTTGAATAAAGGGATTACAATTACATTAACAGATAAGAGAAATAAAGATAAAGAAGGAAACTTTATATCAGAAATTTTTCATTCTAAAGAAGGATTAAAAGAATTCGTTAAATTTTTAGATGGCAATAGAGTGCCAATCATTAGTCATGTTATTAGCATGGAAAATGATAAAGGAGAAATCCCTGTTGAGGTCGCTTTAATTTATAATGAAAGTTATAATGAAAATATCTTTTCTTATGTAAATAATATTAATACTCACGAAGGAGGAACGCATTTACAAGGTTTTCGTATGGGATTAACCCGAACTTTGAAAAAATATGCAGATGCTTCTGGGTTATTAGATAAATTAAAGTTTGAAATATCAGGTGATGATTTCCGTGAAGGTTTAACGGCTATTATTTCTGTAAAAATACAAGAACCTCAATTTGAAGGTCAAACTAAAACAAAATTAGGAAATAGAGAAGTTGTTTCTCCTGTTTCTCAGGCAGTAGCAGAAATGCTTGAAAATTATTTGGAAGAGAATCCTAATGATGCAAAAATTATTGTTCAAAAAGTAATTTTAGCAGCTCAAGCACGTCATGCAGCTAAAAAAGCTAGAGAAATGGTACAACGTAAAACCGTTATGGGCGGTGGAGGTTTACCAGGGAAACTTTCTGATTGTTCTGAACAAGATCCTGCAAAATGTGAAATTTTCCTTGTTGAGGGAGATTCGGCAGGTGGTACTGCAAAACAAGGGCGAGATAGGATGTTTCAAGCTATTTTGCCATTAAGAGGTAAGATTTTGAACGTTGAAAAAGCAATGCAGCATAAAGTCTTTGAAAATGAAGAAATTCGTAATATTTTTACTGCATTAGGCGTAACTGTTGGTACAGAAGAAGATAGTAAAGCTTTAAATCTTTCAAAATTAAGATATCATAAAGTAGTAATCATGTGTGATGCCGATGTCGACGGTAGTCATATCTCAACACTTATCCTAACATTCTTCTTCAGATATATGAAAGAATTGATTGAAGGAGGACACGTATATATTGCTGCACCACCTTTGTACTTAGTGAAAAAAGGAAATAAAAAAGAATATGCTTGGAATGATAATCAACGTGATAAAATTGCAATGCAAATGGGTGGAGGTGTAAACATTCAGAGGTATAAAGGTCTTGGAGAGATGAATGCTGAACAGTTATGGGATACAACTCTTAATCCAGATTTTAGAACACTACGCCAAGTAACAATAGATAGTTTATCTGAGGCGGATAGAGTGTTTTCAATGTTAATGGGAGATGAAGTTCCTCCTCGTAGAGAGTTTATTGAGAAAAATGCAGCTTATGCTAAAATTGATGTTTAGTATAGCTATAAATAAATAACAGTTAGGCATCTTATATAAGGTGCCTAACTGCTTAAAAAAAGGATATAAAATAAAAGAGTTAAGTTTTGTTGAACTTTCATCTTTTAGCTAAAATTATATAACAAACTTGCTTTGCAAAGTTCATTTGCTTTTGGTAAATTTGCGAGAGTTAATAAAAATAGTAAATAACAACATACAAAAAAAATAAAATGAAAGTAACTATAGTAGGTGCAGGAAATGTAGGTGCAACATGTGCAGATGTAATTTCATATAGAGGAATTGCAAGTGAAGTAGTATTATTAGATATCAAAGAAGGATTTGCAGAAGGAAAAGCAATGGATATCATGCAATGTGCTACAACTACAGTTTTTAATACAAAAGTTTCAGGAAGTACAAATGATTATTCAAAAACAGCAGGGAGTGATGTAGTAGTAATTACTTCGGGTATTCCTAGAAAACCAGGAATGACTCGTGAAGAATTAATAGGAATTAATGCTGGAATTGTAAAATCAGTTGCGGAAAATGTATTAACTCACTCACCTAATGCAATTATTGTTGTGGTTTCTAACCCAATGGATACTATGACTTATTTAACATTAAAAGCAACAGGTTTGCCAAAGAATAGAGTAATAGGTATGGGAGGAGCTTTGGATAGCTCTCGTTTTAAATACTTTTTATCTCAAGCATTACAAAAACCAGGAAATGATGTACAAGGAATGGTTATAGGTGGTCATGGTGATACAACAATGATTCCTTTAACAAGATTAGCATCTTATAATGGTTCTCCAGTTTCAAACTTCTTATCACAAGAAGAATTAGACAAAGTAGCAGCTTCTACAATGGTAGGTGGTGCAACATTAACAGGTTTGTTAGGAACATCAGCGTGGTATGCACCTGGAGCATCAGTAGCTTATTTAGTAGATAGTATTTTAAACGATCAAAAACGTATGATACCTTGTTCAGTAATGTTAGAAGGAGAATATGGACAAAATGATATTTGTATTGGAGTACCATGTATTATAGGGAAAAATGGAGTAGAGGAAATTGTAGACGTACAATTAAATGATACTGAAAAAGCATTATTTGCTAAGAGTGCAGACGCAGTTCGTAATATGAATGCAGACTTAAAAGCAGTTTTGTAATATATATAAAAGGAATAAAAAAAACTGTCAAATAAAATGACAGTTTTTTTTATATAGTCAACAATAGGTTAATATTGAAAAAAACTAATTTTATTAGGAAATAAAATTGGTTAATCCTATTGTAAATTATATATTTGTCCGTTTTTATAAAATAGAATAATTAATTTATAGTAATAATGCAGAATAAAGGACTAATTAAATTTTTCGCAATTCTTTTCGCGTTGGTTTGTATTTACCAACTTTCTTTCACTTTTGTAGCTAATGGAATTAGTGAAGATGCTAAAACATTTGCAAAAGGAGATTTCACAAAAGAATTAAGATATCTAGATTCGATTGGAAAAGAAACGGTTTTCTTAGGGAAAACCTATAATGAAGTGAGAGATAATCAACTACAAAAGGGACTTGACCTTGAAGGTGGATTGAACGTAATTCTTCAAATATCTGTAAAAGATATTTTAAGCGGTTTAGCAAATGACTCAAAAAATGTAGCATTTGTTAAAGCTTTAAATGATGCAAAAACGAATCAAAAGGGAAATCAAGATTATATTGATGCTTTCTTTATTGAAGCTAATAATGCAAATTTAAAATTAGCAAGTTCTGACATTTTTGGAAATAAAAATCTAGATGAAGTAATTAAATTTGATATGACTAACGCTCAAATAGAGCCGATTATCAAACAAAAAGTTATTGAATCTGTAGAAAGTGCTTTTGGAGTTTTAAGAAAGCGTATTGACCAATTTGGTGTTACGCAACCAAACATTCAAATGTTAGGAAATTCGGGTAGAATTTTAGTAGAATTACCAGGTGCAAAAGATGTAGATCGTATTAAAAAATTATTACAAGGTACTGCAAAATTAGAGTTTTGGGAAACTTATAAAATAGAAGAAGTAGCTAATTATTTAATTTCTGCAAATGAAGTATTGAAAAAAACTGAAGTTGCAATTAAAGATGAAGTAAAAGATAAAGTTTCAACAGGAATAGACTCTTTATTAACGGATAAAGCTGATTCAACTCAAGTTCAATCAAATCCATTATTTGAAAAATTACAAATTACTCAACAACAAGGGTTATCAGTTTTAGGATATGCTAAAGTTACTGATACTGCTTTGATTGGCGGATATTTAAGGAGAAGTGATATTGTTTCAAATTTACCAAATGCTTTATCTAACATTAAATTTGTATGGGGAAAAACAGATGAAAAAACTCCAGATATTGTTGAATTATATGCATTAAAAAGAGGTAGAGATGGTAAAGCTCCTATTAGTGGAGGTGTTATTGTTGATGCTAGAGATACATTTGATCAATTAGGTAAACCAGCCGTTTCAATGCAAATGAACGGAACTGGAGCAAAAGAATGGGAAAAATTAACTGGAAAAGTTTCTCAACAAGGAAATGCTATTGCAATTGTTTTAGATAATATTGTATATTCTGCACCAGGTGTAAGTAGAGGAGCTATTTCAGGTGGACAATCTGAAATTTCAGGAAACTTTACGCTTAATGAAACTAAAGATTTAGCAAACATTCTTAGAGCTGGGAAATTACCTGCTGAAGCTAAAATCGTTCAATCTGAAGTAGTAGGACCATCTTTAGGAAAAGAATCTGTAAGAAGTGGTATGTTGTCATTCATTATTGGTTTCTCTTTAGTTCTTTTATGGATGGTTGTATATTATGGTAAAGCTGGTTTCTATGCTAATTTAGCATTATTAGTGAATATCTTATTCATTTTTGGTGCCTTAGCAAGTTTTGGAGCTGTGTTAACATTACCAGGTATTGCAGGTATCGTATTAACAATTGGTATGGCAGTAGATGCAAACGTAATTATATACGAGAGAGCAAAAGAAGAATTAGATTCAGGTAAAACAGTTGAAGAAGCTGTTAAT
It includes:
- a CDS encoding cell division ATP-binding protein FtsE, with translation MSQTILSLKEITVFQEKNPILTDVNLEVTNGDFIYLIGKTGAGKSSFLKTLYADLFLTEGEGNIVGYDLRNLKEKDIPYLRRKLGVVFQDFKLLPDRNVKQNLLFVLKATGWTATEEMNVKIDEVLDKVGMKNYQSKMPHQLSGGEQQRIAIARALLNDPELILADEPTGNLDPQTSVEVMEVLRKINSTGKTIIMATHDYALLLKFPAKTLKFDGGKVFEVVQRTV
- a CDS encoding porin family protein; the protein is MNKVKIYLSLAIFTLVTQISFSQVKDENIGSEVVNIVKPYTPTISDAFKVKETPVMEDDESMNKETIQYNIFSFPVASTFTPAKGKAASVDKVEREKIFRNYATLGFGNYSAVNAELFVTENFGRNSYVGGMLRHLSSQGGIKDLVLDDKYYNTSLDVTYGTRERDLSWNVDLGVKNQIYNWYGLPTKNIVFDEATIKEIDPKQSYNTIALGGKLNLENSFFNEASLLFKRFSDGFGSGENRFYVKPNFDFDVVNQKIKANFILDYVGGKFEKDYTASNEIKYSNVIFGTKPSILYQQDDLSVQLGAGIFYTTGKINGESDSKLFVYPNVKASYKIVGDVLIGYAGAEGGLNQNSYADFVDQSPFVSPTLFVAPTDNKYDIYVGLKGKLANAVAFNIRGSFNNEDNKPLFMSNEYVFQNANTEGYTYGNSFKVVYDNVKIASFFGEIKADFSKNVSLGINGTYNNYTTDEESEAWNLPQLKVGTTLDFDINEKWYAGVNVFFVGERKDRVSVQSLAAVFPPEFQPQDVTLDSYFDLNAHVGYKYNDRLTAFLRGNNLANQQYNRWTNFPVQGVQVLLGANYKFDF
- a CDS encoding tetratricopeptide repeat protein, whose product is MIKILKLSLFFLFVSPLMVSAQQSSIYTHDLKEYDRAVALYKDKQYQSAQILFERVKKEVSNQEVQADCAYYIANCAIRLNQMGADDLIEKFVEDYPTSTKQNQAYIEVAHYYFEQGSYAKSLEWFDKVNESSMSYEDQEKYNFQKGYSYFTAKNTTEASKYFNKVLNSKTFGSQAKYYLGYMSYETDDYNTANQYFDQVQDKDKYKEKMGYFQADMNFKLGNFQKAIDLGQEQIPKSNAIEKSELSKIIGESYFNLKQYDKALPYLLEYKGKKGKWNNTDYYQLGYAYYQQKDYENAIAQFNKIINGNDFVAQNAYYHLAESYLETGKKQQALNAFKTASEMEFEPKIQEDACLNYAKLSYEIGNPYQSVPEILNAYLDKYPNNSNKEEINTLLISSYITSKNYAEALVLLEKNKSPENKLAYQKVTFYRGLELYTDSNYQEAYSLFKKSISENKDSKFTARATFWKAETEYNLDQYKEAMLSFKQFMNYNEAASTPEYKNVNYNLAYSYFKLKEYDNAIKHFTDFTAEVMNDNVRKTDAYLRLGDCNFISAKYWPAMEAYNKTIELKSVNSDYAAFQKGISYGFVDRNDRKIEDLEKFVKTYPNSQYADDAFYELGNTYVNENNESKAVATYDKLITNYKTSSYVAKAILKQGLIYYNNNKSDQALTKFKKVAAEYPGSPESLEAVSTARLIYVDSGKVDEYSNWVKTLSFVEVSNADLDNTTYESAEKQYLMNNAKQAISGFSSYVAKFPNGIHALKANFYLAQLYFADKLESNSIKHYEYVVNQSRNEFTEQALARLCQVHLKTNDYDKAIPVLKRLENEADFPQNKTYAQSNLMKSYYEKEDYTSAVVYADKVLANDKIDDRIKSDAQIIVARSAIKTNDEVKAKQAYADLLKIAKGELAAEALYYDAYFKNKEEKFEASNKVVQKIAKDYSGYKYYGAKGLVIMAKNFYGLKDSFQATYILESVIKNFSDYPDVVEEAKTELNKIKTEVSKTNSSVTN